The proteins below are encoded in one region of Triticum aestivum cultivar Chinese Spring chromosome 1B, IWGSC CS RefSeq v2.1, whole genome shotgun sequence:
- the LOC123146283 gene encoding mitogen-activated protein kinase 7 isoform X2 has protein sequence MLEANEDAHGDGEQCDKVQSSDVMSFFSEYGDASRYKIEEIIGKGSYGVVCSAIDRQTGDRVAIKKVSNIFEHITDAARMLREIKLLRLLRHPDIVQIKHIMLPPSRRDYKDIFVVFELMDTDLHQVIKANDDLTKEHYQFFLYQMLRALKYIHTANVYHRDLKPKNILANANCKLKICDFGLARVAFNDTPTTVFWTDYVATRWYRAPELCGSFFTKYSPAIDTWSIGCIFAEILTGKPLFPGKNVVQQLDMMTDFLGSPSPEIISRIRNEKARRYLSSMRKKLPVPFAEKFPKADPAAVKLLQKLLAFDPKDRPTAEEALADPYFNGLAKVEREPSCQPISKMEFEFERRKFTREDIKELIFREILEYHPQLLKDYTNGSEKTNFLYPSAVDNFRRQFANLEEDGGKGGAPERKHVSLPRTTTVHSTPVPTTNGPAYQAPQRIPTARPGRVIASATPTKNAAFADRQTGRRMARDPAAPPAAAAAGYHQRPDCSDRQQEVEKDRAHYRPAHHFRDARVAPEAEARPSAYHIPPFNGIAAVAGGYSKVGVAGRMY, from the exons ATGCTCGAGGCAAATGAGGATGCCCATGGCGATGGCGAGCAGTGCGACAAG GTTCAGAGTTCGGACGTGATGAGTTTCTTCAGTGAATATGGAGATGCAagcagatacaagattgaggaaATCATCGGCAAAGGGAGTTATGGGGTGGTATGTTCAGCCATCGACCGGCAGACCGGCGACAGGGTGGCCATAAAGAAGGTGTCCAACATCTTCGAGCACATAACCGACGCCGCTCGGATGCTCCGCGAGATCAAGCTTCTCCGGCTTCTCAGGCACCCCGACATCGTCCAGATCAAGCACATAATGCTGCCTCCCTCCAGGAGGGACTACAAGGACATATTTGTTGTCTTTGAGCTCATGGACACGGACCTCCACCAGGTTATCAAGGCCAACGATGACTTGACAAAGGAGCACTACCAGTTCTTTCTCTACCAGATGCTCCGCGCGCTCAAATACATCCATACTG CTAACGTTTATCATCGTGATTTGAAGCCAAAAAACATATTGGCAAATGCAAACTGCAAGCTCAAGATATGTGATTTTGGACTAGCAAGAGTTGCATTCAATGACACCCCTACAACTGTTTTCTGGACG GACTATGTTGCCACTAGGTGGTACAGAGCTCCGGAGCTCTGTGGTTCTTTCTTTACCAAG TATTCACCGGCTATTGATACCTGGAGCATTGGTTGCATTTTTGCGGAGATCTTGACAGGAAAGCCTTTGTTCCCTGGTAAAAATGTGGTTCAGCAGTTGGATATGATGACTGATTTCTTAGGCTCGCCGTCGCCTGAGATTATTTCTCGG ATTCGAAATGAAAAGGCAAGGAGGTACCTGAGCAGCATGAGGAAGAAACTGCCAGTACCTTTTGCAGAGAAGTTCCCCAAGGCAGATCCTGCAGCAGTCAAGCTCTTGCAAAAGCTTCTAGCATTTGATCCAAAGGACCGACCGACTGCTGAAGAG GCGTTGGCTGATCCCTATTTCAACGGCCTCGCGAAAGTGGAGAGAGAACCATCATGCCAACCGATTTCGAaaatggagtttgagtttgaacgCAGAAAGTTTACCAGAGAGGACATCAAGGAACTTATATTCAGGGAGATATTGGAGTACCACCCTCAGCTTCTCAAGGACTACACCAACGGCTCTGAAAAAACAAACTTTCTATATCCTAG TGCCGTGGACAACTTCCGGAGGCAATTTGCGAACTTGGAGGAAGATGGAGGAAAAGGCGGGGCACCCGAGAGGAAGCATGTTTCTCTGCCGAG GACTACAACAGTTCACTCTACCCCAGTTCCTACAACAAATGGTCCGGCCTACCAAGCTCCTCAAAGGATTCCAACAG CTAGACCAGGCCGAGTGATTGCCTCAGCGACACCGACCAAGAACGCGGCCTTCGCCGACCGACAAACGGGCCGAAGGATGGCGAGGGACCCCGCGGCTCCCCCAGCAGCAGCGGCTGCCGGCTACCACCAGAGGCCGGACTGCTCCGACAGGCAACAGGAGGTGGAGAAGGACCGCGCGCACTACAGGCCGGCGCACCATTTCAGGGACGCcagggtggcgcccgaggccgaggCGCGGCCCTCGGCGTACCACATTCCCCCGTTCAACGGCATCGCCGCGGTCGCCGGCGGGTACAGCAAGGTCGGCGTGGCAGGAAGGATGTACTAG
- the LOC123146283 gene encoding mitogen-activated protein kinase 7 isoform X1: protein MPEANAGARGGGEQRSKVQSSDVMSFFSEYGDASRYKIEEIIGKGSYGVVCSAIDRQTGDRVAIKKVSNIFEHITDAARMLREIKLLRLLRHPDIVQIKHIMLPPSRRDYKDIFVVFELMDTDLHQVIKANDDLTKEHYQFFLYQMLRALKYIHTANVYHRDLKPKNILANANCKLKICDFGLARVAFNDTPTTVFWTDYVATRWYRAPELCGSFFTKYSPAIDTWSIGCIFAEILTGKPLFPGKNVVQQLDMMTDFLGSPSPEIISRIRNEKARRYLSSMRKKLPVPFAEKFPKADPAAVKLLQKLLAFDPKDRPTAEEALADPYFNGLAKVEREPSCQPISKMEFEFERRKFTREDIKELIFREILEYHPQLLKDYTNGSEKTNFLYPSAVDNFRRQFANLEEDGGKGGAPERKHVSLPRTTTVHSTPVPTTNGPAYQAPQRIPTARPGRVIASATPTKNAAFADRQTGRRMARDPAAPPAAAAAGYHQRPDCSDRQQEVEKDRAHYRPAHHFRDARVAPEAEARPSAYHIPPFNGIAAVAGGYSKVGVAGRMY from the exons ATGCCGGAGGCAAATGCGggtgcccgcggcggcggcgagcagcgcAGCAAG GTTCAGAGTTCGGACGTGATGAGTTTCTTCAGTGAATATGGAGATGCAagcagatacaagattgaggaaATCATCGGCAAAGGGAGTTATGGGGTGGTATGTTCAGCCATCGACCGGCAGACCGGCGACAGGGTGGCCATAAAGAAGGTGTCCAACATCTTCGAGCACATAACCGACGCCGCTCGGATGCTCCGCGAGATCAAGCTTCTCCGGCTTCTCAGGCACCCCGACATCGTCCAGATCAAGCACATAATGCTGCCTCCCTCCAGGAGGGACTACAAGGACATATTTGTTGTCTTTGAGCTCATGGACACGGACCTCCACCAGGTTATCAAGGCCAACGATGACTTGACAAAGGAGCACTACCAGTTCTTTCTCTACCAGATGCTCCGCGCGCTCAAATACATCCATACTG CTAACGTTTATCATCGTGATTTGAAGCCAAAAAACATATTGGCAAATGCAAACTGCAAGCTCAAGATATGTGATTTTGGACTAGCAAGAGTTGCATTCAATGACACCCCTACAACTGTTTTCTGGACG GACTATGTTGCCACTAGGTGGTACAGAGCTCCGGAGCTCTGTGGTTCTTTCTTTACCAAG TATTCACCGGCTATTGATACCTGGAGCATTGGTTGCATTTTTGCGGAGATCTTGACAGGAAAGCCTTTGTTCCCTGGTAAAAATGTGGTTCAGCAGTTGGATATGATGACTGATTTCTTAGGCTCGCCGTCGCCTGAGATTATTTCTCGG ATTCGAAATGAAAAGGCAAGGAGGTACCTGAGCAGCATGAGGAAGAAACTGCCAGTACCTTTTGCAGAGAAGTTCCCCAAGGCAGATCCTGCAGCAGTCAAGCTCTTGCAAAAGCTTCTAGCATTTGATCCAAAGGACCGACCGACTGCTGAAGAG GCGTTGGCTGATCCCTATTTCAACGGCCTCGCGAAAGTGGAGAGAGAACCATCATGCCAACCGATTTCGAaaatggagtttgagtttgaacgCAGAAAGTTTACCAGAGAGGACATCAAGGAACTTATATTCAGGGAGATATTGGAGTACCACCCTCAGCTTCTCAAGGACTACACCAACGGCTCTGAAAAAACAAACTTTCTATATCCTAG TGCCGTGGACAACTTCCGGAGGCAATTTGCGAACTTGGAGGAAGATGGAGGAAAAGGCGGGGCACCCGAGAGGAAGCATGTTTCTCTGCCGAG GACTACAACAGTTCACTCTACCCCAGTTCCTACAACAAATGGTCCGGCCTACCAAGCTCCTCAAAGGATTCCAACAG CTAGACCAGGCCGAGTGATTGCCTCAGCGACACCGACCAAGAACGCGGCCTTCGCCGACCGACAAACGGGCCGAAGGATGGCGAGGGACCCCGCGGCTCCCCCAGCAGCAGCGGCTGCCGGCTACCACCAGAGGCCGGACTGCTCCGACAGGCAACAGGAGGTGGAGAAGGACCGCGCGCACTACAGGCCGGCGCACCATTTCAGGGACGCcagggtggcgcccgaggccgaggCGCGGCCCTCGGCGTACCACATTCCCCCGTTCAACGGCATCGCCGCGGTCGCCGGCGGGTACAGCAAGGTCGGCGTGGCAGGAAGGATGTACTAG
- the LOC123099198 gene encoding peter Pan-like protein, translated as MARVRSNGRRGGGSGGGGGRGGKGKGKGKGPGKWKMPLSVARKQQAVLANVDQVTGERIPKSFVFSRGKLPSTLRHLQQDLRKLMLPYTALKLKEKKRNNLKDFVYVASPLGVTHFLILSNPKSLPHLRLAKSPQGPTYTCQILEYALAAGIANSQKRPRCPAEIFKNSPLVVLSGFNGLGEPFKSFVTFFRHLVPVVDTDTVKLSTCQRLLLLQYD; from the coding sequence ATGGCGCGAGTCCGCAGCAatgggcggcgtggcggcggcagtggaggtggaggcggccgcggcggcaagggcaaaggaaaaggaaaaggcccGGGCAAATGGAAGATGCCGTTGTCGGTGGCGCGGAAGCAGCAGGCGGTGCTGGCGAACGTGGACCAGGTCACTGGCGAGAGGATCCCCAAGAGCTTCGTCTTCTCGCGCGGCAAGCTCCCCTCCACGCTTCGTCACCTCCAGCAGGACCTCCGCAAGCTCATGCTCCCCTACACCGCCCTCAAGctcaaggagaagaagaggaacaaCCTCAAGGACTTCGTCTACGTTGCCAGCCCATTGGGTGTTACGCATTTCTTGATCCTCTCGAACCCAAAGAGCTTGCCGCACTTGCGCTTAGCCAAGTCACCGCAGGGCCCAACCTACACTTGTCAGATTTTAGAATACGCTCTTGCGGCTGGCATCGCAAACTCCCAAAAGCGGCCAAGGTGTCCTGCAGAGATATTCAAAAACTCGCCTCTGGTCGTGCTCAGTGGTTTCAATGGCCTGGGTGAGCCTTTCAAGAGTTTTGTTACCTTCTTTAGGCATTTGGTCCCTGTTGTTGATACAGATACTGTTAAGTTATCAACCTGTCAAAGATTATTATTGCTACAGTATGACTAA